In Paenibacillus durus, the DNA window CTGCTGTGCGACACCTTGCGTAAGCCATTGTTTCAACGCGTCCTGCTGCAATGGTTTTCTCTCCTTAAATGGTTTTTTCTCGTTAGTTGGTATGGACTTGCGTTCCCTTCACATCGGCGCGGTCTTCGAGCATCACGGAACTGCCCTTACACGTCATCTCCAATTTTTCCTGGGCGGAAATCGTGATTTTTTTCGAGGCCAACATCACTTCTTCCGTCGCTTTCACTGTCACGTTTTTGCTGCTGACAATTGAAATGCCTTCTTCATCGCTCAGCATAATGGACACGCCATCGCCCGTGATGAGGATATGATCGGGAGCGAGCACGATCATCTTGCCGTTCTTGGTCTTGATGGTTTTGATGCTCGGATCTTCCATCGGATCGCTTCCGCCGCCGCTTGCTGATGCCATGCCTCCGCTGGGCACTCCTGCCATGCCGACGCTTTGCCCTCCGCTTGCCGATGCCGGTTCCGCTTTCGGTTTCGGCACGGAGCTGATTGCAATAACATCCTCTTCTTTATGCGTTGGAAAATAGACGCGCACATCGTCGCCGATCTCCGGCATGCAATACCAGCCCGCATTGTCTTCCGAAGCGTAGATGGTTGAGTACGGAAACCAGAACGCCTTACCCGCGTCTTGCTCGGGATCAATGTTCAGATGTGCCTGAATCCGGTCTTTGGCTACCGCAATCACTTTGCCCTGCAGTGAGACCCCGACGATAGCCATGTTATATTGCTTTCGCCGGCTCAAGCCCAGCCGCGTGCCTAAGAAGTACGTATGCTTTAACAGCCCGTCCTTCAGATCCGTTCTGACTTCGCTTACGACAAGCTGCTGGTTGTCGAACGCAACCTCCATGCCGATGTCGAATACTTGATCGGTCTCCACTTCATAGAAGATGCAATCGCTCTCGCTCAATTCCGGCACTTGTCCCTGGACGGATAGCTGATACAGCTCCATCCGTTTATGTATCCGGTAATGGTAAGCGTTAACTTCCTCCTTAAAACCAGGCTCCGGAATGCCAAAGTGCACCTTCGGGGAATCAAAGCCGATCGCCGGTACAAGTCCGGTGTTAAAGTGGGAGGCTAACCGTTTCAATAATTCCCAGTCGGTCTCCCGGTACTGTAAAATCATGCGGCCAATAGCAGCGCCATTCGAAGCTTCATCCATAACGTCCGCGCCGTCGTAATCCTGTACGATCTGATCCACCAACTGCGCATACGCAAGTCCCGTATCTTGAAATGTACGTTCCTTTCGCGTCACATCGAACTGATACGATAGCGATACCGCCTCCATTTCGAGGTGGTATACGTCCCGAACGTGATAGATTTGCATATTCGTGACCATGCCTTGAAACAGGGTTCTCTTCCCGCTATGTTCCAGCCTTTGCGTAACGGCCACATTCATTCGGGCATAATCCATCCCGGCATAACCGGCCTTCTGTTCTTCCGGCACGATGCCTTTCAGACGAAGTGTAGCGTGCTCGTTGATTTCCTGTACAATGGTCAGCTCCCGGATCGACTCTAACGCAAACGGCGTGACTTCAATGTCCTGATAAGTCGCATAAGATCGTTCCATTATGAATCCCCCTCTTCCCGTTCCATCGGGTTGATGTGCAGGGAATCCATGATGCCAAGCGCAATCGGACGCCACTGCTCCTGATATCGCTCCATGCAATTGAGACCGAAGAAGAGCCCTTTCCCCTCCAGTTCAATGAAAAATATGCCATTATACATCACACCGTCCAGCACAGGCACGGTAAATTCATAAAAGCCCATCTTGCGGCCTCCGACCTCGCGCACCCCTTCTCCCAACCACTTCGCATTCGGCTGCATCCGTTTGATCAGGAAGCTGAGGTCCTGTACAAACTGTTCCATTTCATGGTTAACCATTCTGTTGTTCGTCGGATTTACGGTCAGATTAATCTCCAGCGTCTCATCGGTGTAGATGATTTGGGGACGCCGTTCGGCGGGATATTTGATCCTGGCGTACTCCTCCGGCATGGGTTCGAAGGAATCAGGCACAAACATAAAGACTTGATCGGGCACTACCTCCGTCCTTTGAAATGTAATGACCTCATCGCCTAATGTAAGCTCTCCCGCTTGAATCGCTTGGCTGACGTTTTCCGGAGTTAATGCAGCCTTCAACGCCTCTTGCTTCTCCATCTGTTCCTGCTTGCCAATCAGCTCAAGCCATTGTTCGTCCATATGTTCCATATGCATCCCTCTTTCCGTTTCCGATTGGAATACGTCTTGTCTATTCATAGCTGCAAAAAACGAAGCGACCGTTCCCCGGCGGGACGGTCTGATTGATTTCTCGTAAGCAGGAATATAAGCAGCAACTCAAATCCACCGATCTTGTTGAAAAAAAAGGAATTCAAAGAATAAATTCTCATCTTATCCTTTGTTTCTTAATATCGGAGACACATCCTGATATTTTTAGAGTAGTTTAGAAATTATCGTCATACATTGTAATTAGGTTTCAATTATTGATATTTTTTTACGTTAGGTGATTATAGCTGTGGTGAGATCGGCAATGGCCCGTTTGACTGTGCTGCAGGACAGCTTCAGTTCCCGGACGATGGTGCCGATGGCTAGGTAACAGGTGCTATCGGTATCGGCCCGGTGCGGCAGCTTGGAATGGTACAGGACAGTGTAATAGCCCATCCGTCTCCTCTTTATTCCACGCGCGCCACTCCTTTAGGCTGGGGCCCTGGTTTCCCCTGTTCCGCTGCCGCGTGATTCTCCAACTCCCAGTCTTCTTCCGCCGCAGAATGTCCCCCTACAATTCCGACCGGTTGGCAAAAGCCACTCGCCGGGCGGCTTTTTATAAGGAGGCGAGAGACATTGCAAACAGCCGCCGTCTGCTGCTTGTCAGGCAAGGAGTCTCAATACACCATTTTGGGTTGGATGTCTAACAACACCTCCTCCCCCCAATCCCCTCATTACCGTATAGACGAAGAGAAGCCTTAGTTTCATGCAAGCAGGCTTTACAGGTCTGGAAATTGAAGATCTGCACAAAAGTGCTGTCCAAGAAAACTGATATCGAAGGGACGTCCATCGAAACGGTCCCCTATCCCCTAATCGTACCGAAGGTCAGATCCAAGCACAGCAAGCGGTGCAAAAGCTAGAGCAATATAAGCGGAGTGAAGAACGGAAATCCAAAGGCGAAACTAAAAATGATCGGAAGCCTGATGAAACCCTTGTTGGCGCAGTAACCGTTGCAGCGGAGGGTTGTAGTTGTAGTTGTAGTTGTAGTTGTAGTTGTAGTCGGAGTAGGCATTGCTTTGGGCTGGACAGGTGTGGGGCTCGAATCGCCGGGACAGGAGCAATGGCTATCTCCGCAGGAGCGTATACGGAGCATGGGGAGTAGCCGATATAGCGGAGGGTGTGCAAGACTATTATTATGTAAGCAAGGGAGGCACTCAGACTCCTACCTTTAACTTTGTAAGGGATACGCTGTTTAATAGGAACGAAGAAGCCTACCGGATGTCCATGGATATTTCCCTGATCACCGGCGGGTTAGCCGCAGAAATTGTAGTCCCTACTTGCTATTGTCGTCCGTCCTGGGTACGGGTAGGATGATGAAACGAAGTAATAGCAGCCCAAAACCTCCAACAACACAAAAAGGTGGGGTCAAGTATATCTTGTTTCTGCTACCGCATAATGTCCAAAAGAAGATGGGATAGGTTGTCCGGAAATAGCTGGAGTAGTTGTCCGGGACCGTGAACCCGTCAAGGCCGCGAAGCGTTTATATAGCCTTGACGGGTGTTTCCAACCTGCAAAGCTATCTTATAGCCCAGCAAACCCTTGCTGGGCCTGCCACGCGGTGAGCGATGGGGTGCAGGGGAGAAATCCCCTGCGTGTTCCCCTCAGGGGGACGGAAGGGGGGGCTTTCAAGTAATTACCGTATTCTCCCATGGCAAGTCGGCCGTCAATGTCCACCAGGTAGGGCGAAATGGCCAATCCTGTCCGTCAGGGGCCTTTTTAGCTGAAAAACAGAAGAAATCGGACAATTCCGCCTGTCAAAGTAGCATTGTGAAATAGCATATTCATGGGCTTTGGACAAGATCCCCAGCAAAATGAGGACAACTTAACCATCAACCTTTGGACTGGATAGATTGGTAATAACAATATCTTCTGGGAGGCGGGAGAAATTCCCTAAACCTAAGCATGTACCAAAGGATACTAATGGAAATCTACTGCAACTTCCTTGATCCGATGGGAAAATGGTAAATGGTACTATTCACATCCAGATCAAAGAATTCAGAGGTAAAAGAAGAGGTTACGGCTAGGCCCCTTAAATCCGGAGTCATGCCCTACAATTAACAAGCGTTTGTAAAATAACTCTTTATTTCGAGGTGTTACATGGCTTTATGAAATTTCGAGGAGTCCTCCAGTGTCTTGACCCATTCTGAAAACCTCGCAGGAGGCATTAACTTCAAGCTGCCATGCATCTTGCGGTTGTTGTAGAAGTCCATATATTGATCAAGGGCCTCGTAAGCTTCCTCGAAGGTCCTGAACTCTGTTTGGCTGAATAGATCGCGTTCCAATAAGCTATGAAAGGATTCAATGTATGCATTCATATTTGGTGTCCGTGGCGGGATGCGTTCGTGAATCATCTCCAGGCTTTCACAGGTATCTCCAAATAACTTACTGACGAATTGCGGTCCGTTATCTGTTCGAATCACGGGCAGGGCTTCTCCGGATTGGAGACGACTCTGTAGCGCCCGCCATAGGGTTTGGACCGCATGTTTGGCCTCACATACGGGTCCTCTGTACTGCTGGACCACGACACGGTCAAATACATCAATGATACTAAGCACGAAAAAGAAACGTTCCTGACCGATGATGTAGCGTGAAGTAAGAGACGGGGCGTAGTCGAACTATTTCCCCGTTTCTCCTTCCCGAACCGGACATGCACCTCTCAGCGCATCCGGCTCTCCATTTAAGTGTTGCTCATAGCAAAGGCGACATCATCATAATAGGATTCAATAGTTCGTCGTTTGTCTGAACGTAGGATATATGGATTTTCGGTAGGGTTTCGCCATGTGAACCAACCTTTGCGGCTAGTGATTAGCCTTCTCAGTGCTAGTTCACCATAGAATCCGCGACTGTTCTGACCCTGCAGTACCCAGATTTTAGCCTTTCCTTTTTCTGGTGAGCGGACATAATCTCGCATCAAAGCTCGGAAGCCACGCTTGTACTTTCTTGCCAGCCAGTAGCCGAGTTTCCAGAACACCGCGCGATCTACTTTACCGAATATCGTCGCTGTATGGTCTGTGTATTGATAAAAGTTTGCCCATCCTGCAAGTTGTCGGTTTAGGCTTTCGACCAAGTCCATAACGTTCATGCTGTAATTTCCCGACAATTGCTTGACAAGTTTTTCCGTGAAGCGGCGGTATTTCTCCCATGGAATGGATGAGACAGGGCGCATTCGTCCCCGAGCCCCACGTTTGCGAATGATACGATGTCCGAGGAAGACAAAACCGTCATTGACGTGCGTGATATGCGTTTTCTGCATGTTGAGCGTGAGTTTCAACTTATCTTCGAGAAACTCCCGACATGCTTCACGAACTTCTTCTGCATGTGCCTTGGTTCCTTTGACAATCACCACAAAATCATCCGCATAGCGGCAGTACGAAATAGCTGGCTTCCACTGCCGATTTTCACGTATCGCGATAGGGCGCTCTTTCTGAATGCCGAAGTTCCAAGCCCAGCGATCTTTTCGTACCTTCTTACTCAGAAATTTCGCTTCCATCCATTGATCAAATTCGTGTAACATTATATTGGATAGGAGGGGCGAGATAACCCCACCTTGCGGAACTCCCTCGCTTGAGGCGCGAAATAAACCGTGGTCTACGCATCCTGCCTTGATCATCTTCCATATCAAGGAAAGGAATCTCTGGTCAGAGATACGTTTACGGACAGCCTTCATGAGCAGCCGATGGTGTACGGTATCGAAATAACTCGCCAAGTCTCCTTCAATGACCCAGCGACCGGCGGTTGCGTTCAGTTGTTCATTTCCATCTTGCAATTGCATTTTGACAGTACGAATTGCATGATGTACGCTCCGTGCAGGTCTGAAACCATAGGATACCGGATGGAAATCACTTTCCCATATCGGCTCCATTACCATCAGCATTGCCCTTTGCACGATACGATCTCGAAGACATGGAATACCTAGCGGTCTGAGTTTGCCATTGGCTTTAGGGATATATACTCGTCGGGCAGGTTGCGGACAGTATCTTCCGCTCAGCAGTTCATAGTGTAACATTTCCAGTTCTAGATCGAGCTTTCCTTCCATCTTACGCCTGTCTACGCCGTCTACGCCCGGTGTTCGAGCGCCGCTTGAAGCGAGAGTGATACGAGCCGCTTCACTTAACCAAGACCTGTCAGCAATTAGTCTGATTAGTCGGTCGAACTTACGATCCTTGTTTTCTGTTGACCATGTCGCCAGTTTGCTTTGCATTTCACTGATTATCAAAGGTCTTCACCTCACTAGGGTCAGTTAATGAGCCAAGCAAACCACTTAAACTGCCTCCCTTCGCCATGTAACCGGCTTTCCCGATCTCAGACTACTACGGAGGCTCCGTCATTCTGCATAGCATCGGGGAACTCACTCCCTTGGCATCTATGCAGACTTTCCCCAGTTCACATGCTGGACTCCACACATGGGTTAGGCTGCCTATCGCAGTCTTTATCCTTGCATTCTGCAAGTCGTCGCGGACATCGCGGTCTAGCTATGCACTCTCCGTGAATCCCATCCGGTCAACTTACATGTTTGACCGGATTTCGTGAATGCCGTCAATGCGGCTAACGGCAGTTCAGTCCGTGACCTGCCTGTTAAGCGATGTAGGCAGGGGTGACATTTCAACCCTCAGATGCGGTTTAATAGGTTTGTGTTCCTCAGCCTTCCCATGCTCAGCCTAGAGACTCATCTTGGCGTAATCGCTTCGCCGCAAGCCCCGTTTCCCGCGGACTACGTCACCTTGCCAGTGTCGGCAAGTCACCGCCGCTTCGGCTCACTTCTTCTCACAGCAGAAGAAGGGCATGTCTGTAAAAAAAAAAAAAAATCTCAACATGCATTCCAAACATGCTCGAGTAACTTGTTCCATTACAGGAACTTGTTAGCTGGGCGTACCGTACTTGATGTCCATTTGCCACAACTGGTTGGACCCGGTGACGACCCGGTTCTTGGGGAGCCGGCGTGGATGTGAGGGGAGGCGCTTACGGGATTGCCTCAGAATCCCTAGATCTTTACACAAGCGATAGGCTTTCTTCTTGTTCAGCTTTACGCTGTACCGGTTACGAATACATTGCGCAAGAAGTTTGTAGCCATAGACATGCTCTTCGCCTTCGAGGAGCTCAAGCAGCCATTCCTTGATTTGTTCGTCACTGACTTTCTCTCCCGTAACCGTAAAGGAGTAGCCCGGCACCGGACGTCCCATCTGGCCTTCTGATGGGCGTTTTGTTGCCGGTCGGGCAGCCCGTTTTTTACGATCATAGTACGTCGATTCAGATAATCCAAGTATTCGCAGAACCCGTGCTACCGGTTCCCCCCGCTTAATAAATAGGTCTGCTACTTCGAATTTTTCGGATAAGCGGGGTCTTTCTTTTTTAGCAGTTCTCGTAGAATCTCAAGCTCAAGTTCTTTTTCCCCGAGCACCTTCATGGCCTTTTCGTAGCGCTGTTCCACATCCTGAAGTCGCTGAAGTTCTTGCAGATGCTCGTCTGCAACCGGAATTTCTTCGGGTGGAATGGAGTCACGATGATCCCTAATCCATCCGCGTATGGTTTCTGGATGGATGTCGTACATGCGGGATAATACCCCCACCTTAACTCCAGCCAACGCTTCCTTAACGATTTTAAGCCGTGCTTCCTCTTTCAGCCTCTTTCCCATCCTCGTCATCTCTCCCTTATCTCTAGTTTAAATTATTGGGTGGGAGGACTCCAGTTTAATTAGGGGGCCTAGGAGGTTAAGGAACAAAAATGGATTTTCTTTTAGGAAACGAAAGTGATTGATAAAGCCGCGACTGGATGCTAGTGCCTCACTTATTTTGGGTGCGCGGCCGATCTGGATTCAGCTTCAAGAAAAAGTGTGCATCATTAAAGAACCTGCTTTACTAGACTGTGCAACCTTGATCTGTAGTAACGACACGGCACCATTACTATTGAAAAAAGTAACCTGGGCTTGAATCTCATGATCGTTGACAGAAAGGGGGATGAAAATGAGCAACTTTGAACTCACCTTGGCCAGCCAGGAGATCAAGCATTTTAAATTATTCGGCAGTTGAATGAGCATGCGCGTATCTGATTTACTGCTGTTATCCCTGACGTACATCTTGAGAAGTACATGCAAATGAGCACTTGTATCCTGCGGAAACAAAGTGCTCATTCACACTAATAATACGAAGCCACCCGTTAGATAACAGGCGGCTCTTGTTCAATGTGGGGAAAACAGGTAGAATTCAAGCCTACCTCCGTTGCAAAACCTAATTTCTTAATTCTGCTTTTCCTTGTTCAAATTCTGTGAAAATTTGGTCGACAGTTTTCTTGCCCTCAGCTATTTCTTGATCAATTCGCTCGACCATCTTCTTCTTTTTATCAATTTGTGCTAAAACCTCAATGACCTTTGGATCAGTTAAATCAACATCCGGATTATTTTGATAGTAGCTTTCATGAATTTTGATCATTTCTTTGTACACGCTTAATTTTCGGTTCAGTTGATCTTCTGTCTTCTCAGGGGCTACTTCTGTTTTTAGGCGACCAATTTCTGCCCCTAATTCCTTAACCTGCTTTCCTTGTTCACTAGTTGCATTTGGATTAGCCAACAGGTCTGCTTTCTGCTTTTCAAATTCTGCTGTCTTTGCACTGAGAACCTCTTGTTTAGAAGGATTATTGGCGTAAGCATGATAGCCCGCAAAACTACCGGCACTTAAAACAATGGCCCCAGACAAAAACAATATTGTCAATTTCTTTTTTGTTGAGAACATTTCAATTCATCCCCTTCTATTCTTTATGAACCTGATTTGATCTTAAGTGTAACTACCCACATGGTAACCTTTTCCTGAAAAGGACTCACTCCATGATTCCACCGTTGACCAATCGCTACCGCTTAAGCGTTGAAGCTCAACCGTGAGGGTGGAATCATACTCATCCGATACGTACACATCCCCGCTGGAAACAGCGCGGCCCCACTGCCCAATCGAAAGAGACGCTCCAACGAATGAAATATGCTGGTAATAGGGAACAACAGAACCTCTTTCACCTAATGCCCCTACGCTTCCGCCAGCCTGTACAACAGCACCTGATGCAAGCAAAACAAAAAAACAAAGAGTAATGATACCATTCGTTTATGTACCATTGAAAACCCCCTTTTCCTTTTTTTCCCTACCATCATATAAAACGATCTAAGCTCTTATTTTACAACACCCTTCGTGCAATAAAATTATTGGAGCAGCGTGACACTTTCCGCTATGTCCAGAAACTGATTTTGGCTTAATCCCGTATGTTCACCCATGAACATGAATAATTGGGAATGCTTTTGCCAGATGACAGTCCACTTGTCTCCTTTTCGGATAATAATCCCTTGCGACCCTTGAACTGTAGTTTGAATGACCTCATCGGCATCCTCAGTATCTACATTCGTGCCACTGCCTTCTCGTTTTTGTTGGAACAAAATGTACCCTCCGTTGTCATGGGCATACTCGATCCCTTTCATATTCTCAAGGTTTGTCACATTGACAATGTGATAATCTTCCGGGATTCGTATCGGAACATAGGCATGCTCCCAATTGATTTCCAGATGGTTCCCGGTTACCTCATCTGCATTTTGACGTCCCAATCGGATTTCCGTATATTCGTCTTGCAGTTGAACAAACAGAGTAAACACTTTAACACGCACCGCCTCTACTGTCATGGAAGATACGGCCAACAATACAAGCAACAAGGAACAAACAAGCGCCGTTTTCTTTGAACCTATAAAACATATTCTGACCATCTTTTTGATCTGAAGGAACGCAAGATGGCGATTCAATCGCTTCAGGAACTTGTTTCTCTCTGCTTCCGTCGGAAGAAAAAAGGGATTCCGATGCATTTCCTCATTCTCTTCCAGAAGTTTTTTCCCTTCTTGCTCCACGTAGCTGGCCAGAGCCAGCTTCAATTGGATCTCCTCGTACTCTTCCATAAGTGAAGTCCGATCCATCGAATTATTCGATTTCGCCATCCTGCTCCCCCCTTTCTTTAGTTAATGCAGCCTGGGCACGAGGCCGGGCACGGGTTAAATACCCCTGGATATTTCGAATTGGAATGTCCATGATGCTGGCGATTTCTTTATCCTTCAGTCCCATAAGATATTTGTAAACCAGCAGATGCCGATCTCTTTCCGGTATGTACTCCAAGGCTCTGCCTAACGCCTCATAGCTCTCCCTTTTGATCGTTTGTTCTTCCGGCGAGGCTTGGGCATCCGCAACTTCTTCTACAGGATCGACCGTTCCATCCATCCTCAATTTTTGAGAACCGCGGGCTTGCTTACGAATATGATCCATACAAACACT includes these proteins:
- a CDS encoding type VI secretion system Vgr family protein, with translation MERSYATYQDIEVTPFALESIRELTIVQEINEHATLRLKGIVPEEQKAGYAGMDYARMNVAVTQRLEHSGKRTLFQGMVTNMQIYHVRDVYHLEMEAVSLSYQFDVTRKERTFQDTGLAYAQLVDQIVQDYDGADVMDEASNGAAIGRMILQYRETDWELLKRLASHFNTGLVPAIGFDSPKVHFGIPEPGFKEEVNAYHYRIHKRMELYQLSVQGQVPELSESDCIFYEVETDQVFDIGMEVAFDNQQLVVSEVRTDLKDGLLKHTYFLGTRLGLSRRKQYNMAIVGVSLQGKVIAVAKDRIQAHLNIDPEQDAGKAFWFPYSTIYASEDNAGWYCMPEIGDDVRVYFPTHKEEDVIAISSVPKPKAEPASASGGQSVGMAGVPSGGMASASGGGSDPMEDPSIKTIKTKNGKMIVLAPDHILITGDGVSIMLSDEEGISIVSSKNVTVKATEEVMLASKKITISAQEKLEMTCKGSSVMLEDRADVKGTQVHTN
- a CDS encoding integrase core domain-containing protein is translated as MIRTDNGPQFVSKLFGDTCESLEMIHERIPPRTPNMNAYIESFHSLLERDLFSQTEFRTFEEAYEALDQYMDFYNNRKMHGSLKLMPPARFSEWVKTLEDSSKFHKAM
- the ltrA gene encoding group II intron reverse transcriptase/maturase codes for the protein MIISEMQSKLATWSTENKDRKFDRLIRLIADRSWLSEAARITLASSGARTPGVDGVDRRKMEGKLDLELEMLHYELLSGRYCPQPARRVYIPKANGKLRPLGIPCLRDRIVQRAMLMVMEPIWESDFHPVSYGFRPARSVHHAIRTVKMQLQDGNEQLNATAGRWVIEGDLASYFDTVHHRLLMKAVRKRISDQRFLSLIWKMIKAGCVDHGLFRASSEGVPQGGVISPLLSNIMLHEFDQWMEAKFLSKKVRKDRWAWNFGIQKERPIAIRENRQWKPAISYCRYADDFVVIVKGTKAHAEEVREACREFLEDKLKLTLNMQKTHITHVNDGFVFLGHRIIRKRGARGRMRPVSSIPWEKYRRFTEKLVKQLSGNYSMNVMDLVESLNRQLAGWANFYQYTDHTATIFGKVDRAVFWKLGYWLARKYKRGFRALMRDYVRSPEKGKAKIWVLQGQNSRGFYGELALRRLITSRKGWFTWRNPTENPYILRSDKRRTIESYYDDVAFAMSNT
- a CDS encoding IS3 family transposase, whose translation is MGRPVPGYSFTVTGEKVSDEQIKEWLLELLEGEEHVYGYKLLAQCIRNRYSVKLNKKKAYRLCKDLGILRQSRKRLPSHPRRLPKNRVVTGSNQLWQMDIKYGTPS
- a CDS encoding helix-turn-helix domain-containing protein, yielding MGKRLKEEARLKIVKEALAGVKVGVLSRMYDIHPETIRGWIRDHRDSIPPEEIPVADEHLQELQRLQDVEQRYEKAMKVLGEKELELEILRELLKKKDPAYPKNSK
- a CDS encoding DUF4367 domain-containing protein, giving the protein MAKSNNSMDRTSLMEEYEEIQLKLALASYVEQEGKKLLEENEEMHRNPFFLPTEAERNKFLKRLNRHLAFLQIKKMVRICFIGSKKTALVCSLLLVLLAVSSMTVEAVRVKVFTLFVQLQDEYTEIRLGRQNADEVTGNHLEINWEHAYVPIRIPEDYHIVNVTNLENMKGIEYAHDNGGYILFQQKREGSGTNVDTEDADEVIQTTVQGSQGIIIRKGDKWTVIWQKHSQLFMFMGEHTGLSQNQFLDIAESVTLLQ
- a CDS encoding RNA polymerase sigma factor, translating into MLPLFISMIEDDSDRAYMTDLYQQYYPLMKKKAYDMVRDYAITGDLFQDAFIKLVPKISLLQSLDSCKRTSYIVYTIRSVCMDHIRKQARGSQKLRMDGTVDPVEEVADAQASPEEQTIKRESYEALGRALEYIPERDRHLLVYKYLMGLKDKEIASIMDIPIRNIQGYLTRARPRAQAALTKERGEQDGEIE